One genomic window of Halovivax cerinus includes the following:
- a CDS encoding DUF1508 domain-containing protein produces the protein MSSIRNFNNTLFRLYENYVGEQESKKDVYGYWLFVLGFVVGLVAVVIYAVNYGAVEPGTPTERFISKVVGIVGSVGVTVMLFGLVLMLPVRRRAIYASVVGLVITFAGIASFGIAYPYHWRLDSPAGDDYTLHVIALYTIGIGIIAGVTALIPVITGRKGKYVAEEGATEDPDILTGDALDGAQFAVFRDENGDWKWHILHLEALAASEESALTRPEAEEDIDIVKSQIGSAGLMELTTSAFRLYETLDGQWEWTLVRDDGSVVARCGDAFDSRDGAEESVSFLKDQGPVAGVIEIDDAAFNYYQSRDRWHWQLLDGDREPLAVSPTGYSSKADAKAGASTFVDNFEDARVLAMEHVAIELVDESDGWYWRFVGTDDEEIGRSEDAFDSRRDAEEAVESLLEEFDDVAVTVSGEATYELYNVGQEWNWRLVGYDEQIVARNPEGVDSYEEIERTTDKFATNVEDADVFEIEGALYERYKVDDHWRWRLVDEDRDIVAASTEPHETAEDAADAIERMQNQASEAELIEFENSAFQVYEADTGEWRWRLIDEDGNVLADSGAEHASKGEAAEAMMTLKEQAPDAELLEIETAAFELFVDDGEWGWRLIDDGGKLIAEDPNSHPNRQAAKQAMDQLVENIDTESRTMERAAFQTYVDDEWFWRFVLPDGTVVAESEESAPTRNEIVDGIDRVRDAAANADRSRIGDLFVQLAGSDAWHWRLLDRDRSIVAASEVSYDSRDAVETAINDLLAAAPDAPVFHVENALIRLTNGDGWTWDLVDQDRDVLATSGTTVDDESDAMDTVEEIRRRAPAAGQVDFDVASFEFVSDDDGWTWRLIDEDGQVVARCIESFETMDEARTSLESIRDVIPKASILEIDGVSFELHYDDEGWIWQLVDEHGEPMSESTKTYESRTEARDAMTNVKVHAPDGWVEFTE, from the coding sequence ATGTCCTCGATACGGAATTTCAACAACACATTATTTCGATTGTATGAAAACTACGTCGGTGAACAGGAGTCGAAGAAGGACGTCTACGGCTACTGGCTGTTCGTCCTCGGGTTCGTCGTCGGACTGGTCGCCGTCGTCATCTACGCGGTGAACTACGGGGCCGTAGAACCCGGAACGCCGACGGAGCGGTTCATCAGCAAGGTCGTCGGTATCGTCGGTTCGGTCGGGGTGACCGTGATGCTGTTCGGACTGGTACTCATGCTCCCGGTTCGTCGGCGTGCGATTTACGCAAGCGTGGTCGGGCTCGTGATCACCTTCGCCGGTATCGCATCGTTCGGTATCGCCTACCCGTACCACTGGCGGCTCGACAGCCCGGCTGGAGACGATTACACGTTGCACGTGATCGCGCTCTACACGATCGGTATCGGTATCATCGCCGGAGTCACCGCACTCATTCCCGTCATTACGGGGCGGAAGGGTAAGTACGTCGCCGAGGAGGGCGCGACCGAGGATCCAGACATCCTGACGGGAGACGCACTCGACGGCGCTCAGTTCGCGGTCTTCCGGGACGAGAACGGAGACTGGAAGTGGCACATTCTCCACCTGGAGGCCCTCGCCGCCAGCGAAGAGAGCGCACTGACGCGTCCCGAAGCCGAAGAGGACATCGACATCGTCAAATCCCAGATCGGATCCGCCGGGTTGATGGAGCTTACGACCTCGGCGTTCCGACTCTACGAAACGCTCGACGGGCAATGGGAGTGGACGCTCGTCCGGGACGATGGGAGCGTCGTCGCGCGCTGTGGTGATGCCTTCGACAGCCGCGACGGCGCAGAGGAATCGGTCAGTTTCCTCAAGGATCAGGGGCCGGTCGCGGGCGTGATCGAGATCGACGACGCGGCGTTCAACTACTACCAGAGCCGCGACCGCTGGCACTGGCAACTACTAGACGGCGATCGAGAACCCCTGGCCGTCTCACCGACCGGGTACTCGAGCAAGGCCGACGCGAAGGCCGGTGCCTCAACGTTCGTCGATAACTTCGAAGACGCGCGCGTACTCGCAATGGAGCACGTCGCCATCGAACTCGTCGACGAATCGGACGGCTGGTACTGGCGCTTCGTCGGAACCGACGACGAAGAGATCGGTCGATCCGAAGACGCCTTCGACAGCCGCCGGGACGCAGAAGAGGCCGTGGAGTCGCTCCTCGAGGAGTTCGACGACGTGGCCGTCACCGTCTCCGGCGAGGCGACCTACGAACTGTACAACGTCGGGCAGGAGTGGAACTGGAGACTCGTCGGGTACGACGAACAGATCGTCGCCAGAAACCCGGAGGGTGTCGACAGCTACGAGGAGATCGAGCGAACGACGGACAAATTCGCGACCAACGTCGAGGACGCAGACGTCTTCGAGATCGAGGGAGCGCTCTACGAGCGTTACAAGGTCGACGACCACTGGCGCTGGCGGCTCGTCGACGAGGACCGCGACATCGTCGCCGCGAGTACCGAGCCACACGAGACGGCCGAGGATGCCGCGGACGCGATCGAGCGGATGCAGAACCAGGCGAGCGAGGCGGAGCTCATCGAGTTCGAGAACTCCGCCTTCCAGGTGTACGAAGCCGACACCGGCGAGTGGCGCTGGCGACTCATCGACGAGGACGGCAACGTTCTGGCCGACAGCGGCGCCGAACACGCCTCGAAGGGCGAAGCCGCCGAAGCGATGATGACGCTCAAAGAGCAGGCGCCCGACGCGGAGTTGCTCGAGATCGAGACCGCCGCGTTCGAGCTATTCGTCGACGACGGCGAGTGGGGCTGGCGCCTCATCGACGACGGCGGCAAGCTCATCGCCGAGGATCCGAACTCGCACCCGAACCGCCAGGCCGCCAAACAGGCCATGGACCAGCTCGTCGAGAACATCGACACGGAGAGTCGGACGATGGAGCGGGCTGCCTTCCAGACCTACGTCGACGACGAGTGGTTCTGGCGGTTCGTCCTGCCGGACGGGACAGTCGTCGCGGAGAGCGAGGAATCGGCACCGACCCGAAACGAGATCGTCGACGGGATCGATCGCGTCCGAGACGCTGCAGCCAACGCCGATCGCTCTCGAATCGGCGACCTGTTCGTCCAGCTCGCCGGCTCCGACGCCTGGCACTGGCGTCTGCTCGATCGCGACCGATCGATCGTCGCCGCCTCCGAGGTCAGCTACGACTCGCGCGACGCCGTCGAGACGGCGATCAACGACCTCCTCGCGGCCGCTCCGGATGCCCCGGTCTTCCACGTGGAGAACGCGCTCATCCGGCTGACGAACGGCGACGGCTGGACCTGGGACCTCGTCGATCAGGACCGCGACGTGCTGGCGACGTCGGGAACGACTGTCGACGACGAATCCGACGCGATGGACACCGTCGAGGAGATCAGACGACGGGCTCCCGCTGCGGGACAGGTCGACTTCGACGTCGCGTCGTTCGAGTTCGTCTCCGACGACGATGGCTGGACCTGGCGTCTCATCGACGAAGACGGCCAGGTCGTCGCGCGGTGTATCGAGTCCTTCGAGACCATGGACGAGGCCCGTACCTCCCTCGAGAGCATCCGTGACGTCATCCCCAAGGCGAGCATCCTGGAGATCGACGGCGTCTCGTTCGAACTCCACTACGACGACGAGGGCTGGATCTGGCAACTCGTCGACGAACACGGCGAGCCGATGTCCGAGAGCACGAAGACC
- a CDS encoding pantoate kinase, translating to MSAESTAFVPGHITGFFTTHPDPDPTKAGSRGAGLTLSDGVRVTVAPASESIVELDGERIEVPPVDRVLDALDVTARIEATAALPLGAGFGVSGALSLGSALAANRVFERGLSANELVTIAHGAEVQSGTGLGDVVAQARGGIPIRLEPGSPPHGLLDAIPNRTRVEYVTFGEVSTSDVLEGNTDQITHAGKAALSRVVQEPTLGSFIYASRRFARESELLTPRVADAIRAVSDADGQASMAMLGDTVYALGTGLSDAGYDPNHCVTHPAGATLES from the coding sequence ATGTCAGCGGAGAGTACGGCTTTCGTCCCGGGCCACATCACGGGTTTCTTCACGACCCATCCGGATCCGGATCCGACGAAAGCCGGATCGCGCGGGGCGGGCCTGACGCTCTCGGACGGCGTACGGGTGACGGTCGCGCCCGCATCCGAATCGATCGTCGAACTGGACGGCGAGCGGATCGAGGTACCACCCGTCGATCGGGTGCTCGATGCGCTCGACGTGACGGCGCGGATAGAAGCGACAGCCGCGCTTCCCCTGGGTGCCGGGTTTGGCGTATCGGGTGCCCTCTCGCTCGGAAGTGCACTCGCTGCGAACCGGGTGTTCGAGCGTGGCCTCTCGGCGAACGAACTCGTCACGATCGCCCACGGGGCGGAAGTACAGTCGGGTACCGGTCTCGGAGACGTCGTCGCCCAGGCTCGCGGGGGAATTCCGATCCGGCTCGAACCGGGAAGTCCGCCACACGGGTTGCTGGACGCGATTCCAAACCGCACGCGCGTGGAATACGTCACCTTCGGTGAGGTATCGACGTCGGACGTCCTCGAGGGAAATACGGACCAGATAACCCACGCTGGGAAGGCAGCCCTCTCGCGAGTCGTCCAGGAACCGACCCTGGGGTCGTTCATCTACGCCTCCCGTCGGTTCGCACGCGAAAGCGAACTCCTGACGCCACGGGTAGCGGACGCCATCCGGGCCGTCAGTGATGCCGACGGACAGGCGTCGATGGCGATGCTCGGGGATACCGTCTACGCGCTCGGAACTGGACTCAGCGACGCCGGCTACGACCCGAACCACTGCGTCACGCATCCGGCCGGTGCGACGCTCGAATCGTGA
- a CDS encoding methyl-accepting chemotaxis protein produces the protein MEHATVLQAQTIQERLASNQRQTVLLSQAAQLQEGDPALIEPFLETQLESMDDAVLGIHYVDTANGTIDASTVQGASGSIDEPDWQTEGQRAPEPVLVGPYQDQYMGSNTGAIVLDIDETTRLVVLFDMATISEQLTSPTQSDSASTQVMTEQERKVVLSHETDRIGKIDVHHEDVDFPDESGYVEVDMGESEHGDHGDMDGMETVDYDHGDQVMVMGYAKIEGTDWVVMSHESKQKAFALQSDITRSLIGLIAVAVLGLGLIGLIVGRNTSSSLQDLASRANELEAGNLDVDLDSSRVDEIGQLYDAFDSMRRSLATSLEDTEAARQRAEARSDDLAELATHLETKAESFSDVMDDAADGDMTARMDETSQNEAMADIACEYNQMMDEIAATTDELKRFAEEVAAHSQQVTASAQEVQTASSQVTDSVQRISSSTEDQHETFRTVSSEMDTLAATTEEVASLADEVSGIAERTADAGQAGRTAASDAIEAMDAIDDDANTAVSEIERLQAQIEEIEEIAEFIQEVAKQTNMLALNANIEASRSGEESDEGFSVVAEEVKELAMEVQESAEEIDTLVDDVQRQGDRTADEIRDTRERVIHGAETVSEAVDALDEIATFAEETSDGTAEISAASQQQAASIQDVVALVEEAETASEQVSTEASTAAAAAEEQTTALSEVTESAGDLAQRSGTLQERLDTFDTPGDTASPPEARSDD, from the coding sequence ATGGAACACGCGACGGTGTTGCAGGCACAGACGATCCAGGAACGACTCGCCTCGAATCAGCGACAGACGGTGTTACTGTCGCAGGCCGCGCAGCTTCAGGAGGGCGATCCGGCACTGATCGAACCGTTCCTGGAGACGCAACTCGAGTCGATGGACGACGCGGTTCTCGGGATTCACTACGTCGATACGGCGAACGGGACGATCGACGCATCGACGGTCCAGGGGGCCAGCGGTTCGATCGACGAGCCGGACTGGCAAACCGAGGGCCAGCGTGCACCCGAACCCGTTCTCGTCGGTCCGTATCAGGACCAGTATATGGGCTCGAATACCGGCGCAATCGTGCTGGATATCGACGAGACGACTCGGCTCGTCGTCCTGTTCGACATGGCTACGATCTCCGAACAGCTGACGTCGCCGACCCAGTCCGACTCTGCGTCCACCCAGGTGATGACCGAACAGGAGCGCAAAGTCGTTCTCAGCCACGAGACCGACAGGATCGGGAAGATCGACGTCCACCACGAGGACGTCGATTTCCCCGACGAATCTGGGTACGTCGAGGTCGACATGGGAGAATCGGAGCACGGCGATCACGGTGACATGGACGGTATGGAAACCGTAGACTACGACCACGGCGACCAGGTGATGGTGATGGGGTACGCGAAGATAGAGGGTACTGACTGGGTCGTGATGTCGCACGAATCGAAACAGAAGGCGTTCGCCCTGCAGTCGGACATCACCCGATCGCTCATCGGTCTGATCGCCGTGGCCGTCCTCGGACTCGGTCTGATCGGACTGATCGTCGGTCGCAACACCAGTTCGTCCCTGCAAGATCTCGCTTCGCGTGCGAACGAACTCGAAGCCGGCAACCTGGACGTCGATCTCGACTCCAGTCGCGTCGACGAGATCGGGCAGCTCTACGATGCATTCGACAGCATGCGTCGATCGCTGGCGACGTCGCTCGAGGACACCGAAGCGGCCCGGCAACGCGCCGAGGCCAGAAGCGACGACCTCGCCGAGCTCGCGACCCACCTGGAGACCAAAGCCGAGTCGTTCAGTGACGTCATGGACGACGCCGCCGACGGCGATATGACGGCTCGGATGGACGAGACGAGTCAGAACGAGGCGATGGCCGACATCGCGTGCGAGTACAACCAGATGATGGACGAGATCGCTGCCACCACGGACGAGCTGAAACGATTCGCCGAGGAGGTCGCCGCACACAGCCAGCAGGTTACCGCCAGCGCTCAGGAGGTCCAGACGGCCAGTAGCCAGGTGACGGACTCCGTCCAGCGGATCTCCTCCAGCACCGAGGACCAACACGAGACGTTCCGGACTGTCTCCTCCGAGATGGATACCCTCGCGGCGACGACCGAAGAGGTGGCCTCCCTCGCGGACGAAGTGAGCGGAATCGCAGAGCGTACCGCCGATGCGGGTCAAGCGGGGAGAACGGCTGCAAGCGACGCCATCGAGGCGATGGACGCGATCGACGACGACGCAAACACTGCCGTCTCGGAGATCGAGCGGTTGCAAGCACAGATCGAAGAGATCGAAGAGATCGCCGAATTCATTCAGGAGGTCGCAAAGCAGACCAACATGCTGGCGCTCAATGCCAACATCGAGGCCTCCCGCAGCGGTGAAGAGTCGGACGAAGGCTTCTCCGTCGTCGCCGAGGAGGTCAAGGAACTGGCGATGGAAGTCCAGGAGTCCGCCGAAGAGATCGACACGCTCGTCGACGACGTCCAGCGTCAGGGTGACCGAACCGCAGACGAGATCAGGGACACGCGCGAGCGCGTCATCCACGGCGCGGAGACGGTCTCTGAGGCCGTCGATGCGCTCGACGAGATCGCGACCTTCGCCGAGGAAACGTCCGACGGGACGGCGGAGATCAGCGCTGCGAGCCAGCAGCAGGCCGCGTCGATCCAGGACGTCGTCGCCCTCGTCGAGGAAGCCGAAACCGCGAGCGAACAGGTGAGCACGGAGGCGAGTACGGCCGCGGCGGCCGCGGAGGAACAGACGACGGCCCTCTCCGAAGTGACCGAGAGCGCGGGCGACCTCGCCCAGCGCTCGGGCACCCTCCAGGAACGCCTGGACACCTTCGACACCCCCGGTGACACCGCGTCGCCCCCGGAAGCCCGATCCGACGACTGA